One genomic window of Clostridium taeniosporum includes the following:
- a CDS encoding ABC transporter ATP-binding protein, whose amino-acid sequence MALLEVKNLKKIYTTRFGGNKVEALSDISFSVEENEYVAIMGESGSGKTTLLNILASLDKPTNGEVLLEGKNIVDINEKEISSFRRNHLGFVFQDFNLLDTFSLKDNIFLPLVLSGKDYKEMNNRLQPIVNKLGIEHILEKYPYEVSGGQKQRAAVARALITHPKLVLADEPTGALDSKSSTELLNLFSDINKAGQTIVMVTHSTKAASHANRVLFIKDGKLFHQIYRGAMNNDEMYQKISDSLTVLTTGGAEVE is encoded by the coding sequence ATGGCATTATTAGAAGTTAAGAATTTAAAAAAGATATATACTACAAGATTTGGAGGAAATAAAGTAGAAGCTTTATCTGATATTTCATTTTCAGTAGAAGAAAATGAATATGTAGCTATTATGGGAGAATCGGGTTCAGGAAAAACTACGTTACTTAATATATTGGCATCATTAGATAAACCAACCAATGGAGAGGTTTTATTAGAAGGAAAAAATATTGTTGATATAAATGAAAAGGAAATTTCATCTTTTAGAAGAAATCATTTAGGTTTTGTATTTCAAGATTTTAATTTACTTGATACATTTTCATTAAAAGATAATATATTTTTACCACTAGTTTTATCTGGTAAAGATTATAAAGAAATGAATAATAGATTACAACCTATTGTTAATAAATTGGGAATTGAACATATATTAGAAAAATATCCTTATGAAGTTTCTGGTGGACAAAAACAAAGGGCAGCTGTAGCAAGAGCACTTATAACTCATCCTAAATTAGTACTAGCTGATGAGCCAACAGGGGCTTTGGACTCTAAATCATCTACAGAACTTTTAAATTTATTTTCAGATATAAATAAAGCAGGTCAAACTATTGTAATGGTTACTCATAGTACTAAAGCTGCTAGTCATGCAAATCGTGTATTATTTATAAAGGATGGAAAACTTTTTCATCAAATTTATAGAGGTGCCATGAATAATGATGAAATGTATCAAAAAATTTCAGATAGTCTTACTGTTTTAACAACAGGAGGTGCTGAAGTTGAGTAA
- a CDS encoding sensor histidine kinase — translation MNKSFNWFMLYSYIREKLKTIVAFFIFILIFFTVYLLYHLTLEPVLYAILLTCTLAFLFMLYDFYRFYNKHLYLKDILNGIDEKLDNLPETKTLIEKDYKNIIKALYKSNLELEHKLSNNRSEMIDYYTMWVHQIKTPISALHMILQSMDSNEYKKIMNQELFKIEQYAEMVLHYIRLGSMSSDLMLEEYYLNDILHEVVKKYSIIFINKKIALDLEKIDYKIVTDEKWLTFVLEQILSNALKYTHEGKISIYMDKENKDTLIIKDTGIGISEEDIFRVFEKGFTGYNGRMDKKSTGIGLYLCKKILNNLSNDIFINSDIGKGTKVAIDFSRKDIEIH, via the coding sequence ATGAATAAAAGTTTTAATTGGTTTATGCTATATTCTTATATTAGAGAGAAATTAAAAACTATTGTAGCATTTTTTATATTTATACTTATATTTTTTACTGTATATCTTTTATATCATTTAACATTAGAACCGGTTTTATATGCAATTTTATTAACTTGTACATTAGCTTTTTTATTTATGTTGTATGATTTCTATAGATTTTATAATAAACATTTATATCTGAAAGATATTTTAAATGGAATAGATGAAAAATTAGATAATTTACCAGAAACTAAAACTTTAATAGAAAAGGATTATAAAAATATTATTAAAGCATTATACAAAAGCAACTTAGAGTTAGAACATAAACTTAGTAATAATCGTAGCGAAATGATAGATTATTATACAATGTGGGTTCATCAAATAAAAACACCAATTTCGGCATTACATATGATTTTGCAGTCTATGGATTCAAATGAGTACAAAAAAATTATGAATCAAGAATTATTTAAAATAGAACAGTATGCTGAAATGGTTCTTCATTATATTAGATTAGGAAGTATGTCATCAGATTTAATGCTTGAAGAGTATTATTTAAATGATATTTTACATGAGGTAGTAAAAAAATATTCTATAATATTTATAAATAAAAAAATTGCTTTAGATTTAGAAAAAATAGATTATAAAATAGTAACAGATGAAAAATGGCTTACTTTCGTATTAGAACAAATTTTATCTAATGCTTTAAAGTATACTCATGAGGGAAAGATTTCTATTTATATGGATAAAGAAAATAAAGATACCTTAATAATTAAAGATACAGGTATAGGAATATCTGAAGAAGATATATTTAGAGTATTTGAAAAAGGATTTACAGGTTATAATGGTAGAATGGATAAAAAATCTACAGGTATAGGGTTATATTTATGTAAGAAAATTTTAAATAACCTTTCTAATGATATATTTATTAATTCTGATATTGGAAAAGGAACAAAAGTTGCCATTGATTTTTCAAGAAAAGATATAGAAATACATTAA
- a CDS encoding response regulator transcription factor: MYKVLIVEDDLTIASILKNHLCKWGHEAEIISDFNNVLSSFIEYDPQLVILDITLPFYNGFYWCTEIRKISKVPILFASSASDNMNLIMAINMGADDFIAKPFDLNVVIAKVQALIRRAYSFQGQTNILENDGAVLNLGDTTITYNNKKLELSKNEFKILQILLENKNKAVSRDDIMKHLWNSDSFIDDNTLTVNVARLRKKLEDIELKNFIKTKKGIGYIVGD; encoded by the coding sequence ATGTATAAGGTATTAATTGTAGAGGATGATTTAACTATAGCTAGTATTTTAAAGAATCATTTATGTAAATGGGGCCATGAAGCAGAGATTATATCTGATTTTAATAATGTGTTAAGTTCATTTATTGAATATGATCCACAACTAGTAATTTTGGATATTACTTTACCTTTTTATAATGGATTTTATTGGTGTACAGAAATAAGAAAGATATCTAAAGTTCCTATTCTTTTTGCATCATCAGCAAGTGACAATATGAATTTAATTATGGCCATAAACATGGGAGCAGATGATTTTATAGCAAAACCTTTTGATTTGAATGTAGTGATTGCTAAAGTACAGGCTTTGATTAGAAGAGCTTATTCATTTCAAGGACAAACAAACATTTTAGAAAATGATGGTGCTGTACTTAATTTAGGGGATACAACTATAACATATAATAATAAAAAATTAGAATTAAGCAAAAATGAATTTAAAATATTACAAATCCTTTTAGAGAATAAAAATAAAGCTGTATCTCGAGATGATATTATGAAACATCTATGGAATAGTGATAGTTTTATAGATGATAACACTTTAACTGTTAATGTTGCTAGGCTTAGAAAAAAATTAGAAGATATAGAGCTTAAAAATTTTATTAAAACTAAAAAAGGAATTGGATATATAGTAGGTGATTAA
- a CDS encoding MarR family winged helix-turn-helix transcriptional regulator, whose product MDSKYKRQVNELNKLWHYMLIKGNYKDIENKYSKIKSLSTSELSIIRIISEKEDVIIKDVINALNIPKSTLTSIIDRLEKKSIIVRSISNKDRRSYKLQLTEEGKNIQKEHIKFEEDIYGRVMSSLDTYEEREEFLRLIRKIANNISK is encoded by the coding sequence ATGGATAGTAAGTATAAAAGACAAGTGAATGAATTAAATAAGTTATGGCATTATATGTTGATAAAAGGTAATTATAAAGATATTGAAAATAAGTATTCAAAAATCAAATCTTTAAGTACTAGTGAATTATCAATAATTAGAATAATTTCAGAAAAAGAAGATGTTATTATAAAAGATGTAATAAATGCTTTAAACATACCTAAAAGTACACTTACAAGTATAATTGATAGATTAGAAAAGAAAAGTATTATTGTTAGAAGTATTAGCAATAAGGACAGAAGATCTTATAAATTACAACTTACGGAAGAAGGAAAAAACATTCAAAAAGAACACATTAAATTTGAAGAAGATATTTATGGAAGGGTAATGAGTTCTTTAGACACATATGAAGAAAGAGAAGAATTTTTAAGATTAATAAGAAAAATAGCAAATAATATTTCAAAATAA
- a CDS encoding class I SAM-dependent methyltransferase, giving the protein MNNKNNFKNKSKINFNNQADIYDISGDGKFVAPMYAEIINRIVSLKPKKLLDVGCGTGNILMKLSKNTNIELSGLDISEKMIEVARRNIGTKAELKVGDSEFMPWKNKTFDVILCNASFHHYPNPEKVLMEMRRLLKSSGTLIIGDPTAPLFIRQVLNLLCKNSSGGDYRIYNKNAIKKLLNKYGFNTFDFKKINYKSFVINANIKK; this is encoded by the coding sequence ATGAATAATAAAAATAATTTCAAAAATAAATCAAAAATAAATTTTAATAATCAAGCAGATATTTATGATATAAGTGGAGATGGAAAATTTGTAGCGCCTATGTATGCTGAAATTATTAATAGAATAGTTTCTTTAAAACCTAAAAAATTATTAGATGTTGGTTGTGGTACAGGAAATATATTGATGAAATTATCAAAAAATACTAATATAGAGTTAAGTGGATTAGATATTTCAGAAAAAATGATTGAGGTGGCTAGAAGAAATATTGGAACAAAAGCAGAGCTAAAGGTAGGAGATTCGGAATTTATGCCATGGAAAAATAAAACTTTTGATGTTATTTTATGTAATGCATCATTTCATCATTATCCAAATCCAGAAAAAGTTTTAATGGAAATGAGAAGATTATTAAAATCTAGTGGAACACTTATTATTGGAGATCCTACAGCTCCTCTATTTATAAGACAAGTGCTAAATTTATTATGTAAAAATAGCAGTGGTGGTGATTACAGAATATATAATAAAAATGCAATCAAAAAACTTTTAAATAAATACGGATTTAATACATTTGATTTTAAAAAAATAAATTATAAAAGTTTTGTTATTAATGCAAATATAAAAAAATAG
- a CDS encoding fasciclin domain-containing protein: protein MKKRIGILTTLIMVVSILQIPLCANAEGLFSTEKYKVQEITEGIIYKNYLTNINNVKSSHMGDEKASKDIVDIAISDGRFKTLVTALKSAELVDALKGEGPFTVFAPTDDAFAKLPKEKLDELLKPENKKALVDILKYHVVPSKVSSKDVIKLDGKEITMANGKKAKIKVKDGSVYINDVKVTTTDIMGKNGVIHVIDAVLIP from the coding sequence ATGAAAAAAAGAATTGGTATTTTAACAACTTTAATAATGGTGGTGTCAATACTTCAGATACCTTTATGTGCAAATGCTGAAGGGTTATTTAGCACTGAAAAATATAAAGTACAAGAAATAACAGAAGGTATTATCTATAAAAATTATTTAACTAATATTAATAATGTTAAATCATCACATATGGGGGACGAAAAAGCATCTAAAGATATAGTTGATATAGCAATAAGTGATGGTAGATTTAAAACCTTAGTAACTGCTTTAAAATCAGCTGAATTGGTTGATGCACTTAAAGGTGAAGGACCATTTACAGTATTTGCACCTACAGATGATGCATTTGCAAAACTGCCAAAAGAAAAGCTTGACGAACTTTTAAAACCAGAGAATAAAAAGGCTCTTGTTGATATTTTAAAATATCATGTAGTGCCAAGTAAGGTTTCTTCAAAGGATGTTATAAAATTAGATGGAAAAGAAATAACAATGGCAAACGGAAAAAAAGCAAAAATAAAAGTTAAAGATGGTTCAGTATATATTAATGATGTAAAAGTTACAACTACTGATATTATGGGTAAAAATGGAGTTATTCATGTTATAGATGCTGTTTTAATTCCTTAA
- a CDS encoding response regulator: protein MKKILIVDNSSFMRMFVKKIIEKGGFHTIFEASGREDAIEIFNTENPDIVFLDLNMSESTMDGIDVLTEMMKINPKAVVFIISAVGYESVKDQCIELGAKGYLRKPFDTEELLRTLEEYK, encoded by the coding sequence GTGAAAAAGATCTTAATTGTTGATAATTCATCTTTTATGAGGATGTTTGTAAAAAAGATTATTGAAAAAGGAGGTTTCCATACAATATTTGAGGCATCAGGTAGAGAAGATGCAATAGAAATATTTAATACTGAAAATCCAGATATTGTATTTCTTGATTTAAACATGTCCGAGTCTACAATGGATGGTATTGATGTGTTAACTGAAATGATGAAAATTAATCCTAAAGCAGTTGTATTTATTATATCAGCAGTAGGGTATGAAAGTGTAAAAGATCAATGTATAGAACTAGGAGCTAAAGGATATCTTAGAAAACCTTTTGATACTGAAGAGTTATTAAGAACATTAGAAGAGTATAAATAA
- a CDS encoding response regulator — MSSEGDYTNFKYSNDCLKLINNTFKKFLDVDSINYQIELKRSLEKIGLFFDLDRIYIYYFSKDPTFMQIECQWNNENIRSKREIEEEEVVYTLPWLIREIKNSDFIAINSIEELPAEAVFETEVFLSEGIKSSLIVPLKSKSKLIGFIGFESLSKHITWQEEQINILIDISKAFLHTKLRISKEKLYESTLDGQLILLNNSESQIWALSNVTSYATVNEAHAKFFGKKKRELEYQDLYDIFDIETANKLSENNWELFEKNELAEKELEIKNYKGEIRLLKIKSKPYRDEEGNIKYLICTAEDITEQRKAEMELYKAKEQAEAANIAKSQFLANMSHEIRTPMNGIFGFLELLQSTNLSLEQKEFIREAKAASEVLLHIINDILDFSKIEARKLTMENIEFNLRNTIEDAVSLLAPKAAEKGVEIYTMIKPGVPEEVVGDPARLSQILNNLISNAVKFTECGEISITADCLGEENGIAMLDFQVNDTGIGICKEHINTIFQSFSQGDASTTRKYGGTGLGLAISNELVKMMGGEIHVESILGEGSTFKFNVRLKVTKKSLKQKFAFEKLDGVNILIVDGNTNNREIVSSYLQGTGFKAFEAKDGTSAITTILKNANTENKINIAIINYKMSDMNGYELATTLRTIPFAKNIKLILLTSVTQKGEAKVAKEYGFSSYLCKPVRRDDLLSCIAMTLGLKKENEEEHEAITKHIVKEVNKSLKPRILLVEDNEMNRKIVISMLKSRNMDCDIAVDGSEALKAVSEKDYDVVFMDCQMPVMDGYECTSKIRLIEEAKKHTTIIAMTANAMDGDLEKCIESGMDEYISKPINFDTMFKMIEANIKECNEVTDYNNIIENNINYFVENTGLKKEDAKEILEEYIKYLPDLLEDINNAIDNSNFHKLEELVHELKGSSGNLRIISIYELAIKLEEAVLKQEMDECIRFFGKIKDLLC, encoded by the coding sequence GGAATAATGAAAATATAAGATCGAAAAGAGAAATAGAGGAGGAAGAGGTAGTTTATACTCTTCCATGGTTGATTCGTGAGATTAAAAATAGTGATTTTATTGCAATAAATAGTATAGAGGAATTACCTGCTGAAGCGGTGTTTGAAACAGAAGTTTTTTTAAGTGAAGGAATAAAATCTTCTCTTATAGTTCCATTAAAAAGCAAAAGTAAGTTAATTGGATTTATAGGATTTGAAAGTTTATCAAAGCATATAACATGGCAAGAAGAACAAATTAATATATTAATAGATATTTCAAAGGCTTTTTTACATACAAAATTAAGGATTTCAAAGGAAAAATTATATGAATCAACACTTGATGGGCAATTGATTTTACTTAATAATTCTGAATCGCAGATTTGGGCTTTGAGCAATGTTACTTCTTATGCAACTGTCAATGAAGCACATGCAAAGTTTTTTGGTAAGAAGAAAAGAGAATTAGAATATCAGGATTTATATGATATATTTGATATAGAAACTGCAAATAAACTTTCTGAAAATAATTGGGAACTATTTGAAAAAAATGAATTAGCAGAAAAAGAGCTTGAAATCAAGAATTATAAAGGTGAAATTAGGTTGCTTAAAATAAAAAGTAAGCCATATAGAGATGAGGAAGGTAATATTAAGTATCTTATTTGTACTGCTGAAGATATTACAGAGCAGAGGAAAGCAGAAATGGAGTTATACAAGGCAAAAGAACAGGCAGAAGCAGCAAATATAGCAAAGAGTCAGTTTCTTGCCAATATGTCTCATGAAATAAGAACACCAATGAATGGAATATTTGGATTTCTCGAGTTGTTGCAATCAACTAATCTGTCTTTAGAACAAAAAGAGTTTATACGTGAGGCAAAAGCTGCTTCAGAGGTATTATTACATATTATCAATGATATATTAGATTTCTCCAAGATTGAAGCTAGAAAGCTAACTATGGAAAATATTGAATTTAATTTAAGAAATACTATTGAAGATGCAGTTTCACTCCTTGCTCCTAAAGCAGCAGAAAAAGGAGTTGAAATTTATACTATGATTAAACCAGGTGTTCCTGAAGAGGTTGTTGGTGATCCAGCAAGACTTAGTCAGATATTAAATAATCTTATAAGTAATGCAGTAAAATTTACTGAATGTGGCGAGATTTCTATTACAGCGGATTGTTTAGGGGAAGAAAATGGAATAGCCATGCTTGATTTTCAAGTAAATGATACTGGAATTGGAATTTGTAAGGAGCATATTAATACAATATTTCAATCTTTTAGTCAAGGAGATGCTTCTACAACTAGAAAATATGGAGGAACAGGACTTGGACTTGCAATATCAAATGAATTGGTAAAAATGATGGGTGGAGAAATTCATGTTGAAAGTATATTAGGGGAAGGGTCTACATTCAAATTTAATGTTAGGCTTAAGGTTACTAAAAAATCTTTAAAGCAGAAATTTGCATTTGAAAAGCTTGATGGTGTGAATATTTTAATTGTTGATGGTAATACAAATAACAGGGAAATTGTTAGTTCATATCTTCAAGGTACTGGTTTTAAAGCATTTGAAGCAAAAGACGGTACTAGTGCAATCACTACAATTCTTAAAAATGCAAATACAGAAAATAAAATAAATATTGCTATTATAAATTACAAAATGTCTGATATGAATGGTTATGAACTTGCAACTACATTAAGAACAATACCTTTTGCAAAGAATATTAAACTAATACTTTTAACTTCAGTAACACAAAAAGGAGAGGCTAAAGTTGCAAAAGAATATGGATTTTCATCATATTTGTGCAAACCTGTAAGAAGAGATGATTTACTTTCTTGTATTGCCATGACATTAGGATTAAAAAAAGAAAATGAAGAAGAACATGAAGCTATAACGAAACATATAGTCAAAGAAGTTAATAAGTCATTAAAGCCAAGAATTTTATTGGTTGAAGACAATGAAATGAATCGTAAAATTGTTATAAGTATGCTTAAATCTCGTAATATGGATTGCGATATAGCTGTTGATGGTAGTGAAGCATTAAAAGCAGTATCAGAAAAAGATTATGATGTTGTTTTTATGGATTGTCAGATGCCAGTAATGGATGGATATGAATGTACATCTAAAATAAGGCTAATTGAAGAGGCTAAAAAGCATACTACAATTATTGCAATGACTGCTAATGCTATGGATGGTGATTTGGAAAAGTGTATTGAATCTGGAATGGATGAGTATATTAGTAAGCCAATAAATTTTGATACTATGTTTAAGATGATAGAAGCTAATATTAAAGAATGTAATGAAGTGACCGACTATAATAATATAATAGAAAATAATATTAATTATTTTGTTGAAAATACAGGTCTTAAAAAAGAAGATGCAAAAGAAATACTTGAAGAATATATAAAATATCTACCAGATTTATTAGAAGATATTAATAACGCTATTGATAATAGTAATTTTCATAAATTAGAAGAATTAGTTCATGAATTAAAAGGTTCTTCTGGTAATCTAAGAATAATTTCTATTTATGAATTGGCAATAAAGCTAGAAGAAGCAGTTTTAAAACAGGAAATGGATGAATGTATTAGATTTTTTGGTAAAATAAAAGACTTACTTTGCTAG